The proteins below come from a single Ictidomys tridecemlineatus isolate mIctTri1 chromosome 8, mIctTri1.hap1, whole genome shotgun sequence genomic window:
- the Tent5a gene encoding terminal nucleotidyltransferase 5A isoform X1, with product MHQRYFWIDQGQVAFGGHYMAEGEGYFAMAEDELASGPYIPLGGDFSGGDFGGGGCSSFGGHCLDYCESPTAHCNVLNWEQVQRLDGILSETIPIHGRGNFPTLELQPSLIVKVVRRRLAEKCIGVRDVRLNGSAASHVLHQDSGLGYKDLDLIFCADLRGEEEFQTVKDVVLDCLLDFLPEGVNKEKITPLTLKEAYVQKMVKVCNDSDRWSLISLSNNSGKNVELKFVDSLRRQFEFSVDSFQIKLDSLLLFYECSENPMTETFHPTIIGESVYGDFHEAFDHLCNKIIATRNPEEIRGGGLLKYCNLLVRGFRPASDEIKTLQRYMCSRFFIDFSDIGEQQRKLESYLQNHFVGLEDRKYDYLMTLHGVVNESTVCLMGHERRQTLNLITMLAIRVLADQNVIPNVANVTCYYQPAPYVADANFSNYYIAQVQPVFTCQQQTYSTWLPCN from the exons ATGCATCAGAGATACTTTTG gaTTGACCAGGGCCAAGTGGCATTCGGCGGACACTACATGGCGGAGGGTGAAGGGTACTTTGCTATGGCCGAGGACGAGCTAGCCAGCGGCCCGTACATCCCCCTGGGTGGCGACTTTAGCGGCGGTGACTTTGGCGGCGGCGGCTGCAGCAGCTTCGGTGGGCACTGCTTGGACTATTGTGAAAGCcccactgctcactgtaacgtgCTGAACTGGGAGCAAGTGCAGCGGCTGGACGGCATCCTGAGCGAGACCATCCCGATCCACGGGCGCGGCAACTTCCCCACGCTCGAGTTGCAGCCGAGTCTGATCGTGAAGGTGGTGCGGCGGCGTCTGGCGGAGAAGTGCATAGGCGTCCGCGATGTGCGCCTCAATGGCTCGGCCGCCAGTCACGTCCTGCACCAGGACAGCGGCCTGGGCTACAAGGACCTGGACCTCATCTTCTGCGCTGACCTGCGTGGGGAAGAGGAGTTTCAGACTGTGAAGGACGTCGTGCTAGACTGCCTGTTGGACTTCTTACCCGAAGGGGTGAACAAGGAGAAGATCACACCACTCACGCTCAAG GAAGCTTATGTGCAGAAAATGGTTAAAGTGTGCAATGACTCTGACCGATGGAGTCTTATATCCCTATCAAACAACAGTGGCAAAAATGTGGAACTGAAATTTGTGGATTCCCTTCGGAGGCAGTTTGAATTCAGTGTAGATTCTTTTCAAATCAAATTAgactctcttcttctcttttatgAATGTTCAGAGAACCCAATGACTGAAACATTTCACCCCACAATAATTGGTGAGAGTGTCTATGGTGATTTCCATGAAGCCTTTGATCACCTTTGTAACAAGATCATTGCCACCAGGAACCCAGAAGAAATCAGAGGGGGAGGTCTGCTTAAGTACTGCAACCTCTTAGTGAGGGGCTTTAGGCCTGCCTCTGATGAGATCAAGACCCTCCAGAGGTATATGTGTTCCAGGTTCTTCATCGATTTCTCAGACATTGGAGAGCAGCAGAGAAAACTGGAGTCCTATTTGCAGAACCACTTCGTGGGTTTAGAAGACCGCAAGTATGACTATCTCATGACCCTTCATGGAGTGGTGAATGAGAGTACCGTGTGCCTGATGGGACATGAAAGAAGACAGACTTTAAACCTTATCACCATGCTGGCTATCCGGGTGCTAGCTGACCAAAATGTCATCCCTAATGTGGCTAATGTCACTTGCTATTACCAGCCGGCCCCCTATGTAGCAGATGCTAACTTTAGCAATTACTACATTGCACAAGTTCAGCCAGTATTCACATGCCAGCAACAGACATACTCCACTTGGCTACCCTGCAattaa
- the LOC120888918 gene encoding uncharacterized protein LOC120888918, producing the protein MRTDDLERGAASRVYVQMRVSAQMEGLADNWVSFLETSGHSKGGTGAEGGGKVGGRRRRTGGSPKQEETRGRARASGSCAPEASRVRERGGAGARHRADSRRASSQSPRSGRARSAACGARPSRKPGRPVVVWLAAQRSAPRHITWKRSGDDQARSSQPSKLCAFRRCGMLRWDQRGNAWKTNTTSPKALSNRGHPSLREQCAPSKVGEPPT; encoded by the exons ATGCGGACAGACGACCTAGAGCGCGGGGCCGCTAGTCGTGTGTATGTGCAGATGCGTGTGTCTGCACAGAT GGAAGGGCTTGCTGATAACTGGGTTTCGTTTCTCGAAACCTCGGGCCACAGTAAGGGCGGGACAGGGGCGGAAGGTGGGGGGAAGGTGGGGGGAAGGCGGAGGAGGACTGGAGGCAGCCCTAAGCAGGAGGAGACGCGGGGGCGGGCGCGAGCGTCGGGCTCCTGCGCACCAGAGGCTTCGAGAGTCCGGGAGCGCGGTGGGGCCGGCGCGCGTCACCGAGCAGACAGCCGGCGGGCCAGCAGCCAATCGCCGAGGTCGGGGCGGGCCCGGAGCGCGGCTTGTGGAGCCCGGCCCAGTCGAAAGCCCGGCCGCCCAGTTGTGGTGTGGCTTGCTGCGCAGCGCAGCGCACCGCGACATATAACCTGGAAGAGAAGCGGAGACGACCAAGCACGTTCCTCTCAGCCCTCTAAACTTTGCGCTTTCAG ACGCTGCGGGATGCTGAGGTGGGACCAGCGGGGGAACGCCTGGAAAACTAATACAACCTCTCCAAAGGCCCTGAGCAACCGCGGCCACCCCAGTCTGAGAGAACAGTGCGCCCCCTCTAAGGTGGGGGAACCCCCGACCTAA
- the Tent5a gene encoding terminal nucleotidyltransferase 5A isoform X2: MAEGEGYFAMAEDELASGPYIPLGGDFSGGDFGGGGCSSFGGHCLDYCESPTAHCNVLNWEQVQRLDGILSETIPIHGRGNFPTLELQPSLIVKVVRRRLAEKCIGVRDVRLNGSAASHVLHQDSGLGYKDLDLIFCADLRGEEEFQTVKDVVLDCLLDFLPEGVNKEKITPLTLKEAYVQKMVKVCNDSDRWSLISLSNNSGKNVELKFVDSLRRQFEFSVDSFQIKLDSLLLFYECSENPMTETFHPTIIGESVYGDFHEAFDHLCNKIIATRNPEEIRGGGLLKYCNLLVRGFRPASDEIKTLQRYMCSRFFIDFSDIGEQQRKLESYLQNHFVGLEDRKYDYLMTLHGVVNESTVCLMGHERRQTLNLITMLAIRVLADQNVIPNVANVTCYYQPAPYVADANFSNYYIAQVQPVFTCQQQTYSTWLPCN; the protein is encoded by the exons ATGGCGGAGGGTGAAGGGTACTTTGCTATGGCCGAGGACGAGCTAGCCAGCGGCCCGTACATCCCCCTGGGTGGCGACTTTAGCGGCGGTGACTTTGGCGGCGGCGGCTGCAGCAGCTTCGGTGGGCACTGCTTGGACTATTGTGAAAGCcccactgctcactgtaacgtgCTGAACTGGGAGCAAGTGCAGCGGCTGGACGGCATCCTGAGCGAGACCATCCCGATCCACGGGCGCGGCAACTTCCCCACGCTCGAGTTGCAGCCGAGTCTGATCGTGAAGGTGGTGCGGCGGCGTCTGGCGGAGAAGTGCATAGGCGTCCGCGATGTGCGCCTCAATGGCTCGGCCGCCAGTCACGTCCTGCACCAGGACAGCGGCCTGGGCTACAAGGACCTGGACCTCATCTTCTGCGCTGACCTGCGTGGGGAAGAGGAGTTTCAGACTGTGAAGGACGTCGTGCTAGACTGCCTGTTGGACTTCTTACCCGAAGGGGTGAACAAGGAGAAGATCACACCACTCACGCTCAAG GAAGCTTATGTGCAGAAAATGGTTAAAGTGTGCAATGACTCTGACCGATGGAGTCTTATATCCCTATCAAACAACAGTGGCAAAAATGTGGAACTGAAATTTGTGGATTCCCTTCGGAGGCAGTTTGAATTCAGTGTAGATTCTTTTCAAATCAAATTAgactctcttcttctcttttatgAATGTTCAGAGAACCCAATGACTGAAACATTTCACCCCACAATAATTGGTGAGAGTGTCTATGGTGATTTCCATGAAGCCTTTGATCACCTTTGTAACAAGATCATTGCCACCAGGAACCCAGAAGAAATCAGAGGGGGAGGTCTGCTTAAGTACTGCAACCTCTTAGTGAGGGGCTTTAGGCCTGCCTCTGATGAGATCAAGACCCTCCAGAGGTATATGTGTTCCAGGTTCTTCATCGATTTCTCAGACATTGGAGAGCAGCAGAGAAAACTGGAGTCCTATTTGCAGAACCACTTCGTGGGTTTAGAAGACCGCAAGTATGACTATCTCATGACCCTTCATGGAGTGGTGAATGAGAGTACCGTGTGCCTGATGGGACATGAAAGAAGACAGACTTTAAACCTTATCACCATGCTGGCTATCCGGGTGCTAGCTGACCAAAATGTCATCCCTAATGTGGCTAATGTCACTTGCTATTACCAGCCGGCCCCCTATGTAGCAGATGCTAACTTTAGCAATTACTACATTGCACAAGTTCAGCCAGTATTCACATGCCAGCAACAGACATACTCCACTTGGCTACCCTGCAattaa